From a single Streptomyces rubradiris genomic region:
- a CDS encoding aldo/keto reductase: MERRTIGAGGLAVGAVGLGCMPMSWAYTASRQRGEESVKAVHRALDLGSDLLDTADMYGPFTNELLLGRVLRERRRDAFVATKVGLLVGEQHIVANGRPGYVRRACDASLRRLQTDVIDLYQLHRPDPEVPVEETWGAMADLVRAGKVRALGLCALGARGGRRSGAGLYDATLRRLQRVQQVFPVSAVQAELSVWSPEAVRELLPWCEARGVGFLAAMPLGNGFLTGTLTPGEGFEPDDVRARHPRFTAEMMAANQPIVAGLRRIARRHGEGVTPAQVALAWVLAQGRHVIALPGTKRERWAAENAGAAGLRLTAQDLAEVARLPAAQGSWD, translated from the coding sequence ATCCCGGCAGCGGGGTGAGGAGTCGGTCAAAGCCGTGCACCGGGCGCTGGACCTCGGCTCGGACCTGCTGGACACCGCGGACATGTACGGCCCGTTCACCAACGAGCTGCTGCTGGGCCGGGTGCTCAGGGAGCGGCGCCGGGACGCCTTCGTGGCCACGAAGGTGGGGCTGCTGGTGGGCGAGCAGCACATCGTGGCCAACGGCCGCCCCGGCTATGTGCGGCGGGCCTGCGACGCCTCGCTGCGCCGGCTCCAGACGGACGTGATCGACCTGTACCAGCTGCACCGCCCCGACCCCGAGGTGCCCGTCGAGGAGACGTGGGGCGCGATGGCGGACCTGGTGCGGGCCGGGAAGGTGCGGGCGCTGGGCCTGTGCGCCCTGGGGGCGCGCGGCGGGCGCCGCTCGGGCGCCGGGTTGTACGACGCGACGCTGCGCCGGTTGCAGCGGGTCCAGCAGGTGTTCCCGGTGAGCGCGGTGCAGGCGGAGCTGTCGGTGTGGTCGCCGGAGGCGGTCCGGGAGCTGCTGCCGTGGTGCGAGGCGCGCGGAGTGGGGTTCCTCGCGGCGATGCCGCTGGGCAACGGCTTCCTGACCGGCACGCTGACGCCGGGCGAGGGTTTCGAACCGGACGACGTGCGCGCCCGGCATCCCCGGTTCACGGCCGAGATGATGGCGGCCAACCAGCCGATCGTCGCGGGGCTGCGGCGCATAGCCCGGCGGCACGGAGAGGGGGTCACCCCCGCCCAGGTGGCGCTGGCCTGGGTGCTGGCGCAGGGCCGTCATGTGATCGCGCTGCCGGGCACCAAGCGGGAGCGCTGGGCCGCCGAGAACGCGGGGGCGGCGGGGCTGCGGCTGACCGCGCAGGACCTCGCGGAGGTGGCCAGGCTGCCGGCGGCGCAGGGTTCCTGGGACTGA
- a CDS encoding PQQ-dependent sugar dehydrogenase, giving the protein MRRRAVPAVLAVTALLLTAGCSSGGGDAPGRTPAATVSGGSTASRSTEPAAPAKGSATVLRTVAKGLKSPWGLAVLPGGDLLVSSRDEATISRIDAKTGRTTVLGTVPGVSPAGEGGLLGIAPSPGYATDHMIYAYFTSASDNRIVRVRYDEREPAGERLGAPDTVFKGIPKGAIHNGGRIAFGPDGMLYAGTGETGQRGLARDRSSLGGKILRMTPDGEPAPGNPFPGSVVYSYGHRNVQGLAWDGHQRLFASEFGQDTWDELNAVKPGGDYGWPEAEGRSSDAGFQDPVAQWHTDEASPSGIAQVNGAIWMAGLRGERLWRVPLDGTSASAAPQAFLTGTYGRLRTVAPAGDGRLWLVTSNTDGRGTPEKGDDRVLELQVR; this is encoded by the coding sequence GTGCGACGTCGAGCCGTACCGGCCGTGCTGGCCGTGACCGCCCTGCTGCTCACGGCCGGCTGCTCCTCGGGGGGCGGGGACGCGCCGGGCCGGACGCCGGCCGCCACGGTCTCCGGGGGATCGACCGCCTCCCGGAGCACCGAGCCGGCCGCGCCCGCCAAGGGATCGGCGACGGTGCTGCGCACGGTGGCGAAGGGGCTGAAGTCGCCGTGGGGGCTGGCCGTGCTGCCGGGCGGTGATCTGCTGGTCTCCTCCCGGGACGAGGCCACGATCAGCCGGATCGACGCGAAAACCGGCCGGACGACGGTGCTGGGCACGGTCCCCGGGGTCTCCCCGGCCGGCGAGGGCGGGCTGCTGGGCATCGCCCCGTCCCCCGGCTACGCCACGGACCACATGATCTACGCCTACTTCACCTCGGCCTCGGACAACCGGATCGTCCGCGTCCGCTACGACGAGCGCGAACCGGCCGGTGAGCGACTGGGCGCTCCCGACACGGTGTTCAAGGGCATTCCCAAGGGCGCCATCCACAACGGCGGCCGGATCGCGTTCGGGCCGGACGGCATGCTGTACGCGGGCACCGGCGAGACCGGGCAGCGTGGCCTGGCGCGGGACCGGTCCTCGCTCGGCGGGAAGATCCTCCGGATGACCCCGGACGGCGAACCGGCGCCCGGCAACCCCTTCCCCGGCTCCGTCGTGTACTCCTACGGCCACCGCAACGTCCAGGGGCTGGCCTGGGACGGTCACCAGCGGCTGTTCGCCTCGGAGTTCGGGCAGGACACCTGGGACGAGCTGAACGCGGTCAAGCCCGGCGGCGACTACGGCTGGCCGGAGGCGGAGGGCCGCTCCTCCGACGCCGGCTTCCAGGACCCGGTGGCCCAGTGGCACACCGACGAAGCCTCCCCCAGCGGTATCGCCCAGGTGAATGGCGCGATCTGGATGGCGGGACTGCGCGGCGAGCGGCTGTGGCGCGTCCCGCTGGACGGCACCTCGGCCTCGGCCGCCCCGCAGGCGTTCCTCACCGGCACCTACGGCCGGCTGCGCACGGTGGCCCCGGCGGGCGACGGCCGGCTGTGGCTGGTGACCAGCAACACGGACGGCCGGGGCACGCCGGAGAAGGGGGACGACCGGGTGCTGGAGCTTCAGGTCCGCTGA
- a CDS encoding DUF6191 domain-containing protein: MFNVFEELFAPGRKHTRDELKRLELSREDVGDNDPGRGPIDLASGKAVIRLSAPEPPVPADEETGPEPG, encoded by the coding sequence GTGTTCAACGTCTTCGAGGAACTGTTCGCACCCGGCCGCAAACACACCAGGGACGAACTCAAACGCCTGGAACTGTCCCGCGAGGACGTCGGCGACAACGACCCCGGCCGCGGCCCCATAGACCTGGCCTCCGGCAAGGCGGTCATACGGCTGTCCGCGCCCGAACCGCCGGTACCGGCCGACGAGGAAACCGGGCCCGAGCCCGGCTGA